TTGCGATGATCCTGTTCGCCTGGCGCAGGGGGTTGCCCGTCTGGACGCTGTTCGACCTGGCCGGATGCGCCGCGCCGATCGGCCTCTTCTTCGGGCGCATCGCCAATTTCATCAACGCCGAATTGTGGGGACGGCCGGCCGATGTCCCCTGGGCATTCGTGTTTCCGGGCGCCGGCCCCGAACCAAGGCATCCCAGCCAGCTCTACGAGGCGGCCCTGGAGGGGATCATCCTGTTCTTGGTCCTGCGCGTCCTCAGCCATCGTTTTCACTTGCTGAAAAAACCGGGTTTTCTTGCCGGCGCGTTCGCATTCGGATATGGCATCGGCCGCTCGATCGCCGAGTTCTACCGCGTACCCGACGCCCATATCGGATATCTGTCGGGCTTCCTGACGATGGGCATCCTCTTGTCGGTGCCGATGATACTCGCCGGGCTCGCGCTCATGATCTGGGCGTCACGCCGCCCCTTGAAGGACGCCGCGGCTTGACGGAGCTCAAGGAGAAAATCAAGGCCCGCATTGCCACTGAAGGCCCGCTTCCGGTGGCGCACTACATGGCCCAGTGCCTCGGCGATCCGGACCGGGGCTACTACAGAACGCGGGAACCATTCGGCAGCGAAGGCGACTTCATCACCGCCCCCGAGGTCAGCCAGATGTTCGGAGAGCTCGTCGGTGCCGCCTGTGTCGCCGCATTCCAGGCTCTCGGGGAACCGGAGGCATTCAATCTGATTGAACTGGGTCCGGGACGCGGCACCCTGATGGCCGATCTGTTGCGGACGGCGTCGCTTCGTCCGGGTTTCATCGCCGCCGCGCAACTCAATCTGGTCGAGACAAGCCCGCGCCTCAGGAAAGTCCAGGCAGCAACGCTCGCTGGCGCGCCGCTGGAACCTGCCTTTCACGGCGCTGTCGAGGACATACCGGAGGGACCTTTCATACTGGTCGCGAACGAGTTCTTCGACGCGCTCCCGATCCATCAGTTTGTCAGGACACCCGACGGCTGGCAGGCGCGCGTCGTCGGGCTGGACGCGGGCGGCGAACTCGCATTCGGCGCCGGAACGGCACGGATCCCGGACAGCGACATTCCGGCGGATTTCCGGAACCCGCCGCCCGGGACGATCCTTGAAACCCAACCGGCCGCAAATGCGATCGCCGAGGGGCTGGGACACAGGCT
This region of uncultured Roseibium sp. genomic DNA includes:
- the lgt gene encoding prolipoprotein diacylglyceryl transferase codes for the protein MPAVFVLPFPAIDPVIIEFGPFALRWYALAYIVGIILAWRYMRALVLNDRLWNGAKRPSALELDDFVLWGTLGIIIGGRLGYVLFYNPAYYLSNPGEALALWSGGMSFHGGFAGTVIAMILFAWRRGLPVWTLFDLAGCAAPIGLFFGRIANFINAELWGRPADVPWAFVFPGAGPEPRHPSQLYEAALEGIILFLVLRVLSHRFHLLKKPGFLAGAFAFGYGIGRSIAEFYRVPDAHIGYLSGFLTMGILLSVPMILAGLALMIWASRRPLKDAAA
- a CDS encoding class I SAM-dependent methyltransferase, with protein sequence MTELKEKIKARIATEGPLPVAHYMAQCLGDPDRGYYRTREPFGSEGDFITAPEVSQMFGELVGAACVAAFQALGEPEAFNLIELGPGRGTLMADLLRTASLRPGFIAAAQLNLVETSPRLRKVQAATLAGAPLEPAFHGAVEDIPEGPFILVANEFFDALPIHQFVRTPDGWQARVVGLDAGGELAFGAGTARIPDSDIPADFRNPPPGTILETQPAANAIAEGLGHRLARDGGAAIIIDYGYLKTATGDTLQALYRHAYDDVLAHPGEADLTAHVNFEALAGAALRGGAASHAFLTQGEFLLRSGLLERAGSLGIGKTHEEQEAIRDAVERLAAPAQMGDLFKVLALSSTPAIFPPFDSVP